A genomic window from Gossypium hirsutum isolate 1008001.06 chromosome D10, Gossypium_hirsutum_v2.1, whole genome shotgun sequence includes:
- the LOC107915771 gene encoding cytochrome P450 71A1: MELLNVPELSINLLFSSLILLFSLLIWLKLAKRKTLNLPPSPPMLPLIGNMHQLGKLPHRSLRHLSRKYGSLLLLQLGYNPTVVVSSADIVREIVKNHDSVFSDRPRTTAIDILFYGAGDMAFAPNNKFWKQVRKISVVELFSHQSLHSFQFVRDEQVELLINKIRSACLKGESINMTDMLMFVSSNIVSRCILSHTTEEEDGCTKFGELAKRLSILFTSSCIGDMFPYLRWVDVLTGYIPSMKAVSAELDAFLDQVIQEHKAFETDYQVSNKKDFVSILMQLQKDGMYEMDLTQDNIKAILLDMFVAGSDTSTATKEWMMVELLKHPNAMKKVQEEVRNVVGNKLRVDAEDVSKMKYLKCVLKETLRLYPAGSLLLPRQTSSSIKLGGYDIPSDTTVLINAWAIQRDPKWWENPEDFIPERFENSSIDFKGQDFQLIPFGFGRRRCPGIPFAVAAIEHVMANLLYWFDWKLPDGEIAENLDMTELFGLTVTKKTPLHVLPLSHFSF; encoded by the exons ATGGAGCTCCTGAACGTACCCGAACTTTCCATCAATCTTTTGTTTTCATCTCTGATTCTCCTTTTCTCCTTGTTAATTTGGCTTAAACTAGCAAAAAGGAAAACCCTGAATTTGCCACCGTCACCTCCAATGCTACCACTTATTGGCAACATGCATCAGCTTGGCAAACTTCCCCACCGTTCTCTCCGGCACCTCTCTAGGAAATATGGTTCTCTCCTACTTCTACAATTGGGGTATAACCCAACTGTAGTGGTTTCATCAGCCGACATTGTTAGAGAAATTGTGAAGAACCATGACAGTGTTTTCTCCGACAGACCAAGGACCACTGCTATAGATATCTTGTTCTACGGAGCCGGCGATATGGCTTTTGCACCCAACAATAAGTTCTGGAAACAAGTTAGGAAGATCAGTGTTGTTGAGCTTTTTAGCCACCAAAGCTTGCACTCATTTCAGTTTGTCAGAGATGAACAAGTTGAACTTCTTATCAACAAAATCCGCAGTGCTTGTCTGAAAGGAGAGTCTATAAATATGACAGACATGCTTATGTTCGTTTCGAGTAACATAGTTTCTCGATGTATTCTTAGTCACACAACTGAAGAAGAAGATGGGTGCACCAAGTTTGGGGAGTTAGCTAAAAGGTTGTCGATTCTCTTCACTAGTTCCTGTATTGGCGATATGTTTCCTTACTTGAGGTGGGTTGATGTGCTTACTGGATATATTCCAAGTATGAAAGCAGTCTCTGCGGAATTGGATGCATTCCTTGATCAAGTAATTCAGGAGCATAAAGCTTTTGAAACTGATTACCAAGTTTCCAATAAAAAGGACTTTGTATCTATCCTTATGCAACTCCAAAAGGATGGCATGTATGAGATGGACCTCACTCAAGACAACATCAAAGCTATCTTACTG GACATGTTTGTAGCAGGAAGTGATACCTCTACAGCCACAAAAGAGTGGATGATGGTTGAGCTTTTAAAGCATCCAAATGCAATGAAAAAGGTCCAAGAAGAGGTGAGAAATGTGGTGGGAAACAAGTTAAGGGTGGATGCGGAAGATGTAAGTAAAATGAAATACTTAAAGTGTGTACTCAAAGAAACTTTAAGACTATATCCGGCTGGTTCTCTTCTGCTCCCTCGACAAACATCTTCAAGTATTAAGTTGGGAGGTTATGACATTCCTTCCGATACCACAGTCCTGATCAATGCATGGGCCATTCAGAGAGATCCAAAATGGTGGGAAAACCCAGAAGATTTCATCCCAGAGAGGTTCGAGAACAGCTCCATTGATTTCAAAGGTCAAGATTTCCAGCTCATCCCATTTGGTTTCGGAAGAAGGAGATGTCCTGGGATACCATTTGCAGTTGCTGCTATTGAGCATGTGATGGCCAACCTTCTCTATTGGTTTGATTGGAAGTTACCTGATGGTGAAATTGCTGAGAACTTGGACATGACTGAACTCTTCGGCCTCACAGTCACCAAGAAAACCCCTCTTCATGTTCTACCTCTATCTCATTTCTctttttag